A genomic stretch from Zea mays chloroplast, complete genome includes:
- a CDS encoding hypothetical protein (ORF139) — protein sequence MVKPELLEERIFNSITWAPRIWGPWDNLFDCRDRYAEYDWGFSYGYWSGSKQIKEDELSETAIYSNYFWYIYHKKGEVQETDSDFLQSGTMQYQTRDISFKEEGFFRISQLIWDFGSILFPIQRSGLCLCVFTSRILCR from the coding sequence ATGGTCAAACCGGAACTGCTAGAGGAACGAATTTTCAATAGCATAACTTGGGCTCCTAGAATATGGGGCCCTTGGGACAATCTATTTGATTGCAGGGACAGGTACGCTGAATATGACTGGGGATTTTCCTATGGGTATTGGAGCGGGTCCAAGCAGATTAAAGAGGATGAGTTGTCAGAGACTGCTATTTATTCGAATTATTTCTGGTATATTTATCATAAAAAGGGGGAGGTGCAAGAGACTGATTCGGACTTCTTGCAGAGTGGAACAATGCAGTACCAGACACGAGATATATCTTTCAAAGAAGAAGGCTTTTTTCGAATAAGCCAATTGATTTGGGACTTCGGATCCATTCTTTTTCCTATTCAAAGATCAGGCCTTTGTCTCTGTG